The Ziziphus jujuba cultivar Dongzao chromosome 7, ASM3175591v1 genome includes a region encoding these proteins:
- the LOC107407575 gene encoding uncharacterized protein LOC107407575 isoform X1 encodes MRKRDLAILMLSAFAIFFSLQHEGDFSFREAWMHLSDEYPIKYEGDRLPPPIVADLNGDGKKEVLIATHDAKIHVLEPHSRRVDEGFSNSRLLAEVSLLPDKVRVSSGRRAVAMAAGVIERAKPGRPPKQVLVVVTSGWSVMCFDSNLKKLWENSLQDDFPHNAHHREIAISISNYTLKHGDAGLVIVGGRMEVQPHILLDPFEEIAMGDKSAGQHGRSATEKPSENSGAADLRHFKFYAFAGGSGTIRWSGRNENIEGHSSDALIPQHNYKLDVQALNSRHPGEFECREFRESILGVMPHHWDRREDTMLKLAHFRRHKRKTLKKTPGKATSLPFYKPQENHPPGKDSTKKISNFIGKAAEYAGSAKSKKPFHYVPTITNYTQLWWLPNVVVAHQKEGIEAVHLATGRTLCKLHLQEGGLHADINGDGVLDHVQAVGGNGAEQTVVSGSMEVLRPCWAVATSGVPVREQLFNASICHHSPFNFFQHGEFSRNFGRSQDVASLEVATPILIPRDDGHRHRKGSHGDVVFLTNRGEVTSYSPGLHGHGAIWQWQLTTGAAWSNLPSPSGLMEAGTVVPTLKAFSLRGHDNQQMILAAGEQEAVVISPGGSILASVDLPAPPTHALVCEDFSNDGLTDIILVTSTGMYGFVQTRQPGALFFSTLVGCLILVMGVIFVSQHLNSIKGKPRVSSGGL; translated from the exons ATGAGGAAGCGAGATTTGGCCATTCTCATGCTCTCCGCTTTCGCTATCTTCTTCTCTCTTCAG CATGAGGGCGATTTCTCATTCAGAGAGGCATGGATGCATCTTTCCGATGAGTACCCGATCAAATACGAAGGCGATCGTCTTCCGCCGCCTATCGTCGCCGATCTCAACGGTGATGGCAAGAAAGAAGTCCTCATCGCCACCCACGATGCCAAAATTCAT GTTTTGGAACCCCACAGTAGGCGTGTGGATGAAGGATTCAGTAATTCGCGTTTGCTGGCAGAAGTGAGCCTATTGCCGGACAAAGTTCGTGTCTCTTCCGGTAGACGTGCCGTAGCAATGGCGGCAGGCGTCATCGAACGCGCTAAACCCGGGAGACCACCGAAGCAGGTCTTGGTTGTTGTTACGTCGGGCTGGTCCGTCATGTGTTTCGATTCCAACCTCAAAAAGCTATGGGAAAATAGTttgcag GATGATTTTCCGCACAATGCTCATCATAGGGAGATTGCAATATCAATAAGCAATTATACCCTGAAGCATGGCGATGCTGGACTGGTGATTGTTGGTGGAAGGATGGAAGTTCAGCCTCAT aTTCTCTTGGATCCTTTTGAAGAAATTGCAATGGGAGATAAGAGTGCTGGGCAGCATGGAAGAAGTGCTACTGAAAAG CCTTCTGAAAACTCAGGCGCTGCAGATCTACGccatttcaaattttatgcATTTGCTGGTGGCTCTGGTACTATTAGGTGGAGCGGAAGAAATGAG AATATTGAAGGACATTCTTCAGATGCATTGATTCCACAGCATAACTACAAGCTTGATGTTCAGGCTCTTAATAGTCGTCATCCAGGAGAG TTTGAATGTAGGGAATTCAGAGAGTCGATCTTGGGAGTTATGCCACATCATTGG GATAGGAGAGAAGATACCATGTTAAAACTGGCACACTTCAGGCGGCATAAAAGGAAAACTTTGAAGAAAACACCAGGAAAGGCTACAAGCTTGCCTTTTTACAAGCCCCAGGAGAATCATCCTCCAGGGAAGGACTCCACCAAGAAAATTTCAAACTTCATTGGAAAAGCAGCAGAGTATGCTGGTTCTGCAAAATCCAAAAAG CCGTTTCATTATGTTCCTACAATTACAAACTACACTCAACTTTGGTGGCTTCCGAATGTTGTTGTGGCTCatcagaaggaaggaattgaagCTGTTCATTTAGCAACTGGTCGCACTCTTTGTAAG CTTCATCTTCAAGAAGGTGGCCTTCATGCTGATATTAATGGTGATGGAGTGCTAGATCATGTCCAG GCTGTAGGGGGAAATGGTGCTGAGCAGACTGTTGTTAGTGGATCCATGGAAGTACTCCGACCATGTTGGGCAGTTGCAACATCAGGTGTACCAGTTCGAGAACAGCTATTTAACGCTTCTATATGTCATCACTCCCCTTTTAACTTTTTCCAGCATGGAGAATTTTCTAGAAACTTTGGTCGAAGCCAAGATGTAGCTTCCTTGGAGGTTGCAACTCCAATTCTCATCCCAAGAGATGATGGCCATAGGCATCGTAAGGGTAGCCATGGTGATGTTGTCTTCTTGACAAATAGAGGGGAG GTGACATCATACTCCCCTGGTTTGCATGGACATGGTGCTATTTGGCAGTGGCAGCTCACAACGGGTGCTGCGTGGTCTAATCTTCCATCACCTTCAGGGTTGATGGAAGCTGGTACTGTAGTCCCTACACTGAAGGCATTCTCACTGCGTGGTCATGATAATCAACAAATGATACTTGCAGCAGGAGAACAAGAGGCTGTAGTAATTTCTCCTGGAGGAAGTATCTTGGCATCTGTTGACCTTCCTGCACCACCTACACATGCCCTGGTATGTGAGGATTTCTCAAATGATGGACTCACTGACATTATTCTCGTGACCTCTACTGGCATGTATGGTTTCGTCCAGACTAGGCAACCAGGAGCTCTCTTCTTCAGCACATTGGTTGGTTGCCTTATACTCGTAATGGGAGTCATATTTGTCTCGCAACACCTGAATTCTATTAAGGGGAAGCCTCGAGTTTCATCTGGTGGCCTTTGA
- the LOC107407575 gene encoding uncharacterized protein LOC107407575 isoform X2, with protein sequence MRKRDLAILMLSAFAIFFSLQHEGDFSFREAWMHLSDEYPIKYEGDRLPPPIVADLNGDGKKEVLIATHDAKIHVLEPHSRRVDEGFSNSRLLAEVSLLPDKVRVSSGRRAVAMAAGVIERAKPGRPPKQVLVVVTSGWSVMCFDSNLKKLWENSLQDDFPHNAHHREIAISISNYTLKHGDAGLVIVGGRMEVQPHILLDPFEEIAMGDKSAGQHGRSATEKNIEGHSSDALIPQHNYKLDVQALNSRHPGEFECREFRESILGVMPHHWDRREDTMLKLAHFRRHKRKTLKKTPGKATSLPFYKPQENHPPGKDSTKKISNFIGKAAEYAGSAKSKKPFHYVPTITNYTQLWWLPNVVVAHQKEGIEAVHLATGRTLCKLHLQEGGLHADINGDGVLDHVQAVGGNGAEQTVVSGSMEVLRPCWAVATSGVPVREQLFNASICHHSPFNFFQHGEFSRNFGRSQDVASLEVATPILIPRDDGHRHRKGSHGDVVFLTNRGEVTSYSPGLHGHGAIWQWQLTTGAAWSNLPSPSGLMEAGTVVPTLKAFSLRGHDNQQMILAAGEQEAVVISPGGSILASVDLPAPPTHALVCEDFSNDGLTDIILVTSTGMYGFVQTRQPGALFFSTLVGCLILVMGVIFVSQHLNSIKGKPRVSSGGL encoded by the exons ATGAGGAAGCGAGATTTGGCCATTCTCATGCTCTCCGCTTTCGCTATCTTCTTCTCTCTTCAG CATGAGGGCGATTTCTCATTCAGAGAGGCATGGATGCATCTTTCCGATGAGTACCCGATCAAATACGAAGGCGATCGTCTTCCGCCGCCTATCGTCGCCGATCTCAACGGTGATGGCAAGAAAGAAGTCCTCATCGCCACCCACGATGCCAAAATTCAT GTTTTGGAACCCCACAGTAGGCGTGTGGATGAAGGATTCAGTAATTCGCGTTTGCTGGCAGAAGTGAGCCTATTGCCGGACAAAGTTCGTGTCTCTTCCGGTAGACGTGCCGTAGCAATGGCGGCAGGCGTCATCGAACGCGCTAAACCCGGGAGACCACCGAAGCAGGTCTTGGTTGTTGTTACGTCGGGCTGGTCCGTCATGTGTTTCGATTCCAACCTCAAAAAGCTATGGGAAAATAGTttgcag GATGATTTTCCGCACAATGCTCATCATAGGGAGATTGCAATATCAATAAGCAATTATACCCTGAAGCATGGCGATGCTGGACTGGTGATTGTTGGTGGAAGGATGGAAGTTCAGCCTCAT aTTCTCTTGGATCCTTTTGAAGAAATTGCAATGGGAGATAAGAGTGCTGGGCAGCATGGAAGAAGTGCTACTGAAAAG AATATTGAAGGACATTCTTCAGATGCATTGATTCCACAGCATAACTACAAGCTTGATGTTCAGGCTCTTAATAGTCGTCATCCAGGAGAG TTTGAATGTAGGGAATTCAGAGAGTCGATCTTGGGAGTTATGCCACATCATTGG GATAGGAGAGAAGATACCATGTTAAAACTGGCACACTTCAGGCGGCATAAAAGGAAAACTTTGAAGAAAACACCAGGAAAGGCTACAAGCTTGCCTTTTTACAAGCCCCAGGAGAATCATCCTCCAGGGAAGGACTCCACCAAGAAAATTTCAAACTTCATTGGAAAAGCAGCAGAGTATGCTGGTTCTGCAAAATCCAAAAAG CCGTTTCATTATGTTCCTACAATTACAAACTACACTCAACTTTGGTGGCTTCCGAATGTTGTTGTGGCTCatcagaaggaaggaattgaagCTGTTCATTTAGCAACTGGTCGCACTCTTTGTAAG CTTCATCTTCAAGAAGGTGGCCTTCATGCTGATATTAATGGTGATGGAGTGCTAGATCATGTCCAG GCTGTAGGGGGAAATGGTGCTGAGCAGACTGTTGTTAGTGGATCCATGGAAGTACTCCGACCATGTTGGGCAGTTGCAACATCAGGTGTACCAGTTCGAGAACAGCTATTTAACGCTTCTATATGTCATCACTCCCCTTTTAACTTTTTCCAGCATGGAGAATTTTCTAGAAACTTTGGTCGAAGCCAAGATGTAGCTTCCTTGGAGGTTGCAACTCCAATTCTCATCCCAAGAGATGATGGCCATAGGCATCGTAAGGGTAGCCATGGTGATGTTGTCTTCTTGACAAATAGAGGGGAG GTGACATCATACTCCCCTGGTTTGCATGGACATGGTGCTATTTGGCAGTGGCAGCTCACAACGGGTGCTGCGTGGTCTAATCTTCCATCACCTTCAGGGTTGATGGAAGCTGGTACTGTAGTCCCTACACTGAAGGCATTCTCACTGCGTGGTCATGATAATCAACAAATGATACTTGCAGCAGGAGAACAAGAGGCTGTAGTAATTTCTCCTGGAGGAAGTATCTTGGCATCTGTTGACCTTCCTGCACCACCTACACATGCCCTGGTATGTGAGGATTTCTCAAATGATGGACTCACTGACATTATTCTCGTGACCTCTACTGGCATGTATGGTTTCGTCCAGACTAGGCAACCAGGAGCTCTCTTCTTCAGCACATTGGTTGGTTGCCTTATACTCGTAATGGGAGTCATATTTGTCTCGCAACACCTGAATTCTATTAAGGGGAAGCCTCGAGTTTCATCTGGTGGCCTTTGA
- the LOC107424579 gene encoding protein MICRORCHIDIA 2 — MPPKTVKKPIDVVDIESSDEENDAGTTASKGNRKASSNKAPTPTKPSKPQPQQQTSKPTTPPVVTDNQTLLFRSFWKAGAVDIGPAFKSVVAAEDNLEHARVHPKFLHSNATSHKWAFGAIAELLDNAVDEIHNGATFVKVDKIGVMKDNSPALVFQDDGGGMDPEGIRKCMSLGYSSKKTDTTIGQYGNGFKTSTMRLGADVIVFSRATRTSQATQSVGLLSYTFLRKTGQDDVIVPMIDFDISGNWAEPIIYSSEDDWSTNLKIILEWSPFASKEELMLQFEDIGAHGTKVIVYNLWLNDEGIYELSFDDDEEDIRLRDEASHATESNKRLSELRSHISYRLCYSLRAYVSMLYLRKFTNFNIILRGKPVEQYDITDELIHSEVVLYKPQLATTSKQVAAETTIGFIKGAPALSVSGFNVYHKNRLIRPFWKVTPDGSNRGNGVIGVLEANFINPAHDKQDFERSSLFVRLETKLKQMVMEYWKGHCNLVGYRVFGSKAPNIQKNPPVVPPVGLASNMGKQLPADQHITGSSVSDLGNMHLGETIVSLPANVEQDLRKEQSGSSTRSTFQKNLPAGSYEVVTPVDSAERVSVDQICEENIQLFMRCEEYVQRQSELKQKITGLEKELNEGKKRCARLAAYLESRRKQKIMKQSSEKI; from the exons atgcCGCCTAAAACAGTCAAGAAACCCATCGATGTGGTGGATATCGAGAGCAGCGACGAAGAGAATGATGCGGGCACTACTGCTAGTAAAGGGAATAGGAAAGCTTCGTCGAACAAAGCACCAACTCCCACCAAACCCTCAAAACCACAGCCTCAGCAGCAGACCTCTAAACCAACTACCCCACCCGTTGTCACCGACAATCAAACCCTTCTGTTCCGGAGTTTCTGGAAAGCTGGGGCTGTTGATATTGGTCCCGCTTTCAAATCCGTCGTTGCTGCTGAAG ataatTTGGAGCATGCCCGTGTTCATCCAAAGTTTCTTCATTCTAATGCAACTTCGCATAAATGGGCTTTTGGAG CAATTGCTGAGCTTTTGGATAATGCTGTTGATGAG ATACACAATGGTGCTACTTTTGTGAAGGTTGATAAAATTGGTGTCATGAAGGATAACTCTCCGGCCTTAGTCTTCCAAG ATGATGGCGGTGGAATGGATCCTGAAGGTATTCGGAAATGTATGAGCTTAGGCTATTCTTCGAAGAAGACTGACACAACCATTGGGCAAT ATGGTAATGGATTCAAGACAAGTACCATGCGGTTAGGAGCTGATGTTATTGTATTCAGTCGTGCAACTCGGACAAG cCAAGCTACCCAAAGTGTTGGTCTTTTATCTTATACGTTTTTAAGGAAAACGGGGCAGGATGATGTTATTGTTCCAATG ATTGATTTTGACATCAGTGGCAACTGGGCAGAACCAATAATATATAGCTCAGAGGATGATTGGAGTACAAACTTGAAAATAATCCTTGAGTGGTCTCCCTTTGCCTCAAAGGAGGAGCTCATGCTACAG TTTGAGGATATTGGAGCCCATGGAACAAAAGTAATCGTATACAACCTGTGGCTCAATGATGAAGGCATATATGAATTGAgttttgatgatgatgaagag GATATACGGTTGAGAGATGAAGCCAGTCATGCAACTGAATCAAACAAAAGATTAAGTGAACTACGATCCCATATTTCTTACCGGTTATGCTATTCATTAAGG GCATATGTTTCCATGTTGTACCTCAGGAAATTTACAAacttcaatataatattaagagGGAAACCAGTAGAGCAATATGATATAACAGATGAATTAATTCACTCAGAAGTGGTATTGTACAAACCCCAACTAGCTACAACATCAAAACAG GTTGCAGCAGAAACAACTATTGGGTTTATAAAAGGAGCACCTGCTCTTTCAGTAAGCGGATTCAACGTGTACCATAAGAATCGTCTCATCAGG CCCTTCTGGAAAGTCACTCCTGATGGTTCTAACAGAGGCAATGGTGTTATCG GCGTTCTTGAAGCAAATTTTATAAACCCAGCACATGACAAGCAAGATTTTGAGAGATCATCACTTTTTGTACGGCTTGAAACCAAGTTGAAGCAAATGGTCATGGAATACTG GAAAGGCCACTGTAATTTGGTGGGATATCGAGTTTTTGGCTCCAAGGCACCTAACATCCAAAAGAATCCGCCTGTTGTACCTCCTGTTGGACTTGCCAGTAATATGGGGAAGCAGTTACCTGCTGACCAACATATCACTGGTTCTTCGGTTAGTGACTTAGGAAATATGCATCTAGGTGAAACTATTGTCAGTCTTCCAGCAAATGTTGAGCAGGATTTGAGAAAGGAACAATCTGGAAGCAGCACTAGAAGTACATTCCAGAAAAATTTGCCTGCA GGCTCTTATGAAGTAGTAACTCCTGTAGATAGTGCAGAACGGGTATCAGTTGATCAGATATGCGAAGAGAACATTCAACTCTTCATGAG GTGTGAGGAGTATGTGCAAAGACAGTCCGAGTTAAAACAAAAG ATTACTGGCTTAGAAAAGGAGTTGAATGAAGGTAAAAAGAGGTGCGCTCGACTTGCTGCTTACTTGGAGAGCAGAAGGAAGCAAAAGATTATGAAACAATCTTCTGAAAAGATTTGA